A region of Trichocoleus sp. DNA encodes the following proteins:
- a CDS encoding ABC transporter ATP-binding protein, whose translation MSNTILDVRNLQVQFQINDRLIKAVDGISFKVKRGQTLGIVGESGSGKSVTSLAVMGLIPSPPGRVTGGEIWFQASENGNEANLLSFTPAQMQRYRGGQVSMIFQEPMSSLNPVYTCGYQLAEAVRQHAPSLSTAEIRRRSISLLQEVKLLPSDEDLKQQAIERLREQNKPASERDIFEQVNQQKLAMLDRYPHELSGGQIQRVMIAMAICCNPALLIADEPTTALDVTVQARILDLLRELRDQRGMSIMFITHDLGLIAELADEVAVMYQGKIVESGSVWQIFSDPQHPYTKGLLACRPQPHRRLRVLPTVADFMELSNSPTGELIIREKSLSLEQALSEAADGNGAINSEITDADRRCTELQQQSPLLSVQNLQVGYPVRGVFGQTQRYLMAVDHVSFAVYPGETLGLVGESGCGKTTLARTLLHLVKPMAGQISFDGRDITHLSGIALRQLRREMQIIFQNPFSALDPRIQIGEAVMEPLQIHRVGKSRRDRLARMSYLLDRVGLDPQCSNRYPHEFSGGQRQRICIARALALNPKFIICDESVSALDVSVQAQVLNLLKELQSEFNLTYIFISHDLSVVKFMSDRIMVMNQGKIEEIDRAEAIYHNPQTAYTRQLISAIPVGSLETIRSRQLQRGFAVS comes from the coding sequence ATGAGCAACACTATTCTTGACGTTCGCAACCTGCAAGTCCAGTTCCAGATCAACGATCGCTTAATTAAAGCAGTTGACGGCATCTCCTTTAAGGTCAAACGGGGGCAGACGCTTGGAATTGTGGGAGAGTCAGGATCGGGCAAATCCGTTACATCGCTGGCAGTCATGGGGCTGATTCCCTCGCCACCCGGTCGAGTTACAGGAGGAGAAATTTGGTTTCAAGCCAGCGAGAACGGGAATGAAGCGAATCTCCTTAGCTTTACTCCAGCTCAAATGCAGCGATATCGGGGTGGGCAGGTTTCGATGATCTTTCAGGAGCCGATGAGCTCGCTGAACCCAGTCTACACCTGCGGCTATCAACTGGCAGAAGCGGTTCGGCAGCATGCACCCAGCCTATCAACAGCAGAAATTCGGCGGCGATCGATCAGTCTTTTGCAAGAAGTGAAGCTCCTGCCCAGCGATGAAGATCTGAAACAGCAGGCGATCGAACGACTCAGGGAACAGAACAAACCTGCCTCAGAGCGGGACATTTTCGAGCAGGTGAACCAACAAAAATTGGCAATGCTCGATCGCTATCCGCATGAGCTTTCGGGGGGTCAGATCCAGCGAGTAATGATTGCCATGGCAATTTGCTGTAATCCGGCACTGCTGATTGCAGACGAGCCAACTACGGCACTCGATGTGACTGTTCAGGCGCGAATTCTAGATCTGCTGCGCGAATTGCGCGATCAGCGGGGCATGTCAATTATGTTCATCACGCATGATCTGGGCCTAATTGCGGAGCTGGCAGACGAAGTTGCGGTCATGTATCAGGGCAAGATTGTTGAATCTGGCTCAGTCTGGCAAATCTTCTCAGATCCTCAGCATCCTTATACTAAAGGGTTGCTTGCCTGTCGTCCTCAGCCCCATCGTCGTTTGCGAGTGCTGCCCACAGTTGCCGACTTTATGGAACTGTCCAACAGTCCTACTGGAGAACTAATCATTCGAGAAAAGTCGCTGAGTCTAGAGCAAGCTTTATCTGAAGCAGCCGACGGTAATGGTGCAATCAATTCCGAAATCACCGATGCCGATCGTCGCTGTACTGAACTGCAACAACAGTCCCCCCTGCTGTCCGTGCAAAACCTTCAGGTCGGCTATCCGGTGCGAGGCGTATTTGGACAAACGCAGCGATATTTGATGGCAGTTGATCATGTTTCTTTTGCTGTGTATCCGGGGGAAACGCTGGGTTTAGTCGGTGAGTCTGGTTGCGGTAAAACGACTCTGGCGCGAACGCTGCTGCATTTAGTCAAACCGATGGCAGGACAAATTTCATTTGATGGCAGAGACATTACTCATCTCAGCGGCATTGCCTTGCGACAACTGCGACGAGAGATGCAAATCATCTTCCAAAATCCGTTTAGCGCTCTTGATCCACGCATCCAGATCGGGGAAGCAGTCATGGAACCGCTGCAAATCCACCGGGTGGGAAAGAGTCGGCGCGATCGGCTGGCGCGAATGTCTTATTTGCTCGATCGGGTTGGGCTTGATCCGCAGTGCAGTAACCGCTATCCGCATGAGTTTTCTGGCGGGCAACGCCAACGCATTTGTATTGCGCGTGCCCTGGCGCTGAATCCCAAATTTATCATCTGCGATGAGTCCGTTTCGGCATTGGATGTCTCAGTGCAAGCACAGGTTTTAAACCTGCTGAAAGAGCTTCAGTCTGAGTTTAACCTGACCTATATTTTCATCTCCCATGATCTCAGCGTTGTTAAGTTCATGAGCGATCGAATTATGGTGATGAACCAGGGCAAAATTGAAGAGATCGATCGAGCCGAGGCGATTTATCACAACCCCCAAACCGCCTACACCCGGCAACTGATTTCTGCTATCCCAGTAGGTAGCTTAGAAACGATTCGATCGCGACAGCTTCAGCGAGGATTTGCAGTGAGTTAA
- a CDS encoding ion transporter produces MVKLQPHMELRKTVRFYLEDIETAIGKAINLAIVGLVLLSSTIFVAETYPIPDYLRLKLNLLNDIILIIFTVEYGLRFWSAENKVRFFFNLYSLIDLIAILPFLFTTVDIRFIRIFRWFRILRLLRFFEGNTVFGYVTREDSVIFARILFTLFTIVFIYSGLIYQVEHPLNPQKYATFLDAVYFSVATMTTVGFGDITPVSQSGRLLTVSMILTGIALIPWQLGDLIKQLVKTSNQAEIVCTNCGLETHDRDAHFCKNCGKPLLKVGDLCLIPEQEEK; encoded by the coding sequence ATGGTCAAGCTTCAGCCGCATATGGAACTGCGAAAAACAGTCCGGTTTTATCTGGAAGATATTGAGACAGCGATCGGGAAAGCGATTAATCTTGCGATCGTTGGTTTAGTGCTGCTGTCTTCTACAATTTTTGTGGCAGAAACTTATCCGATTCCAGACTACTTGCGGCTGAAGCTCAACCTTCTCAACGACATCATTCTGATTATTTTCACTGTTGAATATGGACTGAGGTTCTGGAGTGCCGAAAACAAAGTTCGTTTTTTCTTCAACCTCTATTCCTTAATTGATTTAATTGCCATTCTGCCATTTCTTTTTACAACCGTTGATATTCGCTTCATTCGGATCTTTCGCTGGTTTCGGATTTTGCGCCTGCTGCGCTTTTTTGAAGGAAATACAGTTTTTGGTTATGTTACTCGCGAGGATAGCGTTATCTTTGCCCGAATTCTGTTCACTCTGTTCACCATTGTTTTTATTTATTCGGGCTTAATCTATCAGGTCGAGCATCCCCTCAATCCCCAGAAATATGCCACGTTTTTAGACGCAGTTTATTTTTCAGTTGCCACCATGACGACGGTTGGGTTTGGCGATATTACGCCCGTTTCTCAATCTGGCAGGCTCCTAACGGTATCGATGATTTTGACAGGAATTGCGCTAATTCCCTGGCAGTTAGGCGATTTGATTAAGCAATTGGTCAAGACCTCCAATCAAGCAGAAATTGTTTGTACCAACTGCGGTTTAGAAACGCACGATCGAGATGCTCACTTCTGCAAAAACTGCGGCAAACCGCTCTTGAAGGTTGGTGATCTCTGTCTGATTCCAGAGCAAGAAGAGAAATGA
- a CDS encoding EamA family transporter produces the protein MEWLPFALFAYVIWSSCNLLSKVLISRHVSSITVNLIGFGVWNLSPLLLLPMRGIHFPRFDLLLIAIGSGVLYFYILIPYLKALAIEEASRVVPLWRFTPLFLLLFFGNFSGERLDIWQISAFILLVIGGFLVSVKQISDLFKPTKAFYLMIFASFLSAAYSSIAKYIYLHLDFYDGFTLMRGSVGICSVLMLCLPTQRQEVQQTLRGMSRKVCGLMLLNGLLEFSGLVFYNFAMSLAPVSLVSASAGIQAIFVLLLSIFFSFKFPQFIHEDMSQSVLTQKGVAIALIVVGTGIISLH, from the coding sequence ATGGAATGGTTACCTTTTGCGCTGTTTGCATATGTGATTTGGTCTAGCTGTAATCTTCTAAGTAAGGTTTTGATCAGTCGCCATGTCAGTAGCATTACGGTAAATTTAATTGGATTTGGTGTATGGAATCTATCACCACTTTTGTTGCTGCCAATGCGAGGAATTCATTTTCCCCGTTTTGATCTGTTGCTGATTGCGATCGGTTCTGGCGTTCTCTACTTCTATATTCTGATTCCCTACTTGAAGGCGCTGGCGATCGAGGAAGCTTCGAGAGTTGTTCCCCTTTGGCGATTTACACCGCTATTCCTGCTGCTGTTCTTTGGCAATTTTTCGGGCGAACGGCTAGATATTTGGCAAATCAGCGCATTTATCTTGCTCGTCATCGGTGGGTTCTTGGTTTCAGTCAAACAAATTTCTGATCTCTTCAAGCCCACCAAAGCATTCTATTTAATGATTTTTGCGAGTTTCTTATCGGCGGCTTATAGTTCGATCGCCAAATATATCTATCTGCATCTCGATTTCTATGATGGCTTTACGCTTATGCGAGGCAGCGTTGGCATTTGTTCAGTGCTAATGCTCTGTTTGCCAACCCAGCGGCAAGAAGTCCAGCAAACCTTACGAGGAATGAGCCGCAAAGTCTGTGGGCTGATGTTGCTCAATGGATTGCTGGAATTTAGCGGGCTAGTGTTTTATAACTTTGCGATGTCGCTTGCGCCTGTCTCGTTGGTCAGCGCGTCGGCTGGGATCCAAGCAATCTTTGTTTTGCTACTATCAATCTTTTTCTCGTTTAAGTTTCCCCAATTTATTCATGAAGATATGAGCCAAAGTGTCTTAACTCAGAAGGGCGTTGCCATTGCTCTGATTGTGGTGGGAACTGGTATCATCAGTTTGCATTAG
- a CDS encoding TIGR00297 family protein, with amino-acid sequence MFSMPMSIPPDILDVFMPWAIAIGLNSLLLGIAWFAPKKLLTPAGYVHAWILGVILWGTLGWRGYVVMLFYFLVGSAVTKVGMADKEAAGIAEKRSGARGPENVWGSALTATLCALGAYAVTTFYVTHAASWVSQTVLLLYLGYVASMSTKLSDTAASEVGKAYGKRTFLITTLQPVARGTEGAVSLEGTLAGIVASVAIAIVAWGVQLISPVGIGICVVAAFVATNLESVIGATLQTQFDWLTNELVNILNTLIGAIVAIGLALLLQWLGV; translated from the coding sequence ATGTTTTCTATGCCGATGTCTATCCCTCCCGATATCCTCGACGTTTTTATGCCCTGGGCGATCGCAATTGGGTTAAATTCGCTGTTGCTTGGCATCGCCTGGTTTGCTCCCAAAAAGCTCCTGACGCCTGCGGGCTATGTCCATGCCTGGATACTGGGCGTAATTCTCTGGGGCACGCTGGGCTGGCGCGGCTATGTCGTGATGTTGTTCTATTTCCTGGTTGGCTCAGCCGTAACTAAAGTCGGCATGGCAGACAAAGAAGCCGCCGGAATTGCCGAGAAGCGATCGGGGGCTAGAGGTCCAGAAAACGTTTGGGGGTCGGCACTGACTGCGACGCTCTGTGCTCTGGGGGCTTATGCCGTCACCACTTTTTATGTCACCCATGCTGCGAGTTGGGTCAGCCAAACAGTCTTGCTGCTCTACCTCGGCTATGTTGCCAGCATGAGCACTAAACTCTCGGATACCGCTGCCAGTGAGGTTGGTAAAGCCTACGGTAAACGCACTTTTCTCATCACCACTCTCCAGCCTGTAGCGCGGGGAACTGAAGGAGCCGTTAGCCTGGAAGGAACATTGGCGGGCATTGTTGCCTCAGTTGCAATTGCGATCGTCGCCTGGGGCGTTCAACTCATTTCCCCGGTCGGCATTGGCATCTGTGTAGTCGCTGCCTTTGTTGCCACGAATCTAGAGAGCGTCATTGGAGCAACGCTGCAAACTCAGTTTGATTGGCTGACGAATGAGCTAGTCAATATTCTGAATACTTTAATTGGGGCGATCGTGGCGATCGGTCTGGCATTATTGCTGCAATGGTTAGGGGTGTAG
- a CDS encoding lipid-A-disaccharide synthase-related protein, which produces MRLLCLSNGHGEDQIALRILQALQQQPHPPEVMALPLVGEGQAYIRQGIPLIGTAKTMPSGGFIYMDGRQLARDLRGGLLQLTRSQLQTVQAWAKEGGVILAVGDIVPLLFAWWSGAPYAFVGTAKSEYYLRDEMGLLARRSGLARLESWSGSVYLPWERWLMSQPRCKAVFPRDTLTTHVLKRWQIPAFDLGNPMMDGLEPTGMQFQPAKPSLEPEMLEPLTIALLPGSRTPEAYENWQIILQAVAALCLKQKHRSLLFVAAVAPGLDQAKLQQALAAQRWQTNTAIPGQFQQERATLILTSAFNDCLHQADLAIAMAGTATEQFVGLGKPAITLPGQGPQFTAAFAEAQTRLLGSSVVLADSPNQVPAIVTSLLQDPDRLYQIQINGQRRMGNAGAADRIATCLLQQF; this is translated from the coding sequence ATGCGCCTTCTTTGCCTCAGTAATGGACATGGAGAAGATCAAATTGCCCTTCGGATTCTCCAAGCACTTCAGCAGCAGCCCCATCCACCGGAAGTAATGGCGTTGCCCCTGGTTGGCGAGGGACAGGCTTACATCCGCCAGGGCATTCCTTTGATCGGAACTGCAAAAACCATGCCCTCTGGTGGCTTTATCTACATGGATGGGCGACAGTTGGCAAGAGATTTGCGCGGCGGCTTGCTGCAACTGACCCGATCGCAGCTGCAAACGGTTCAAGCCTGGGCAAAAGAGGGAGGGGTTATTCTGGCAGTGGGAGATATTGTACCCTTGCTGTTTGCCTGGTGGAGTGGTGCGCCCTATGCTTTTGTGGGAACGGCAAAATCAGAATATTACTTGCGCGATGAAATGGGGCTGCTGGCTCGGCGATCGGGGTTGGCGCGGCTAGAAAGTTGGTCAGGCTCGGTCTATTTGCCCTGGGAACGCTGGCTGATGTCACAACCTAGATGTAAAGCAGTTTTTCCGCGTGATACGTTGACCACCCATGTTTTGAAGCGATGGCAAATTCCTGCCTTTGATCTGGGCAATCCAATGATGGATGGTTTGGAGCCAACGGGAATGCAGTTTCAGCCTGCAAAGCCGAGCCTGGAGCCAGAAATGTTAGAGCCACTAACGATCGCCCTTCTCCCTGGTTCTCGAACCCCAGAAGCCTATGAAAATTGGCAAATTATTCTCCAGGCAGTCGCGGCTCTGTGCTTGAAGCAAAAACATCGATCGCTGTTGTTTGTAGCGGCGGTCGCACCTGGGCTTGATCAAGCAAAATTGCAGCAAGCATTAGCGGCACAGAGGTGGCAAACGAATACAGCGATACCGGGGCAATTTCAGCAAGAGCGGGCAACGCTGATTCTCACCTCAGCCTTCAATGATTGTTTGCATCAAGCAGATTTGGCGATTGCGATGGCAGGAACCGCAACAGAACAGTTTGTCGGACTGGGCAAGCCTGCAATCACGCTACCAGGACAAGGACCCCAATTCACAGCTGCTTTTGCAGAAGCACAAACGCGCTTACTCGGTTCCTCAGTCGTTCTGGCTGACTCACCCAATCAAGTTCCGGCGATCGTCACATCCTTGCTGCAAGACCCCGATCGCCTCTACCAAATTCAAATCAATGGACAGCGACGCATGGGGAATGCTGGGGCAGCCGATCGAATTGCTACTTGCTTGCTCCAACAGTTTTAA
- a CDS encoding pentapeptide repeat-containing protein, translating into MMEADQLLHLYRQGERDFRKLNLKGRSFRGYDLSGADFSGADLRGVDFRRATLRGATFAHAKIGLRWRGAIVMAFILIAIAALLGICAGIVGTIVNLQVRLYTTNFEEIIAGVAMVILLIAFAVLSVLHGLRAGFSVFLVAFAIAVGIVATGPIISSLLSPVTFKIAGAIANSITVVSGVLAATVTAVVIATAAYTAINLAVASTVAAVFALGFAFTVAATGILTSIVAIVPCIMMLTAHLCLRALRGDERHSLIRNVAIVMTMRWGTDFQGADLTDANFIGARLRNANFSDAMLTRTSWSDGSKTEATQRFRDPYVLS; encoded by the coding sequence ATGATGGAAGCTGATCAGTTATTGCATCTTTACAGGCAGGGGGAACGCGATTTTCGCAAACTGAACTTAAAGGGACGATCGTTTCGCGGCTACGACCTATCCGGTGCAGATTTTAGCGGTGCAGATCTGCGGGGGGTAGATTTCAGGCGGGCAACGCTGCGAGGAGCTACTTTTGCTCATGCCAAAATTGGGCTGCGGTGGAGAGGGGCGATCGTGATGGCGTTTATACTCATTGCTATTGCTGCATTGCTCGGCATCTGTGCAGGGATTGTTGGGACGATCGTTAATTTACAAGTTCGGCTTTATACCACCAATTTTGAAGAGATAATTGCAGGCGTGGCGATGGTCATCTTGCTAATCGCTTTTGCGGTGCTGTCGGTTTTGCATGGGCTAAGAGCTGGCTTTAGCGTGTTTCTCGTTGCTTTTGCCATTGCTGTCGGCATTGTGGCAACAGGTCCAATTATTTCCAGCTTGCTTAGCCCCGTTACCTTTAAGATTGCCGGAGCAATTGCCAATTCAATTACTGTCGTGTCTGGTGTTCTGGCTGCAACAGTAACCGCAGTGGTGATTGCAACAGCTGCTTATACCGCAATCAATCTTGCAGTTGCCAGCACCGTAGCTGCCGTCTTTGCTTTAGGGTTTGCCTTTACGGTTGCCGCTACCGGAATCCTCACCTCGATCGTGGCCATTGTGCCCTGCATCATGATGTTAACGGCTCATCTTTGCTTACGCGCCCTCAGAGGTGACGAGCGCCATTCCTTGATCCGCAATGTTGCAATTGTGATGACGATGCGCTGGGGTACGGATTTCCAGGGAGCTGATTTAACCGATGCAAACTTCATAGGCGCGAGGTTGCGGAACGCCAACTTTAGTGATGCAATGCTAACGCGCACTTCCTGGAGTGATGGCTCAAAAACAGAAGCAACTCAACGATTTCGCGATCCTTATGTTCTGAGTTGA
- the purM gene encoding phosphoribosylformylglycinamidine cyclo-ligase: MDYREAGVDVEAGRAFVRQIRQMVESTFRPEVLGGLGGFSGFFQLPSGYQEPVLVSGTDGVGTKLKLAHQCDRHDTVGIDLVAMCVNDVLTSGAEPLFFLDYLATGKLNSEQLAQVVSGIASGCRSAGCALLGGETAEMPGFYQPGEYDLAGFCVGIAEKSRILDGSRVQIGDVAIGLASQGIHSNGFSLVRKIVEASGQALDDRPESLGGKTLGEVLLTPTQIYVKPVLAALRSGLEVHGMAHITGGGLPENLPRCLGADQSIQVNADRWTAPPIFDWLAQKGSVNRSEMFNTFNMGIGFVLLVPPNQADQTIQWFQSQEMSAWAIGEVVEGTGELHLSL, encoded by the coding sequence ATGGATTACCGGGAAGCAGGGGTTGATGTTGAGGCAGGACGGGCATTTGTGCGGCAGATCCGGCAGATGGTGGAAAGTACGTTTCGTCCGGAAGTGCTGGGCGGATTAGGCGGATTTAGTGGCTTCTTTCAACTGCCGTCTGGATACCAGGAACCTGTACTTGTCTCTGGAACTGATGGAGTGGGCACAAAGCTGAAGCTGGCGCACCAGTGCGATCGACATGACACAGTAGGAATTGATCTGGTGGCAATGTGTGTGAATGATGTGCTGACTTCCGGTGCAGAACCTCTGTTTTTTCTGGATTATTTGGCAACGGGAAAGTTGAATTCAGAGCAACTGGCGCAGGTGGTTTCTGGGATTGCCTCAGGCTGTCGATCAGCGGGTTGTGCCTTGTTGGGCGGTGAAACGGCAGAGATGCCCGGATTTTATCAGCCAGGAGAATATGACCTGGCAGGCTTTTGTGTGGGGATTGCTGAAAAAAGCCGAATTTTGGATGGCTCGCGGGTGCAGATTGGCGATGTGGCGATCGGGCTTGCCAGTCAGGGAATTCACAGCAATGGTTTTAGCCTGGTGCGGAAAATTGTAGAAGCATCGGGGCAAGCGTTAGACGATCGCCCGGAATCACTGGGCGGGAAAACCCTTGGTGAAGTGCTGTTAACCCCGACTCAAATCTATGTAAAACCGGTGCTGGCAGCGCTGCGATCGGGTCTGGAAGTGCATGGCATGGCGCATATTACGGGTGGCGGTTTGCCAGAAAATCTGCCTCGTTGCTTGGGCGCAGATCAATCGATTCAGGTGAATGCCGATCGCTGGACAGCCCCCCCAATTTTTGATTGGCTCGCTCAAAAAGGCTCTGTCAACCGCAGCGAGATGTTCAACACCTTCAACATGGGCATTGGCTTTGTATTGCTGGTTCCCCCCAATCAAGCAGACCAAACGATTCAATGGTTTCAGTCTCAAGAGATGTCAGCCTGGGCGATCGGTGAAGTGGTAGAAGGAACAGGTGAATTACATTTGTCTCTCTAA